The Streptococcus suis DNA window CAGGACGAGAAGTTGAAGGAAATAACCACTCTGAATTCATATTTTGTTGGATGAGCCATGCATGATAAAGCATTAAATCTTGTTGGACAGGTTTCAAATATAACGTATTTTTCTTACCTGTTTTTTGATCATGAATAAATGCAGTTTGTTTGACTGTTCCATCAAGATTAAAGACATCTGTTTTTTTTAATTTCATGACGTCACTCACACGTAGCAAGGTCGCTTTCCCAACTTGGAAAATTGTATAGTTGCGACGACCAGCACGAAAACTATCAAGTAGTGTATCCTGCACCATTTTTAAGACGTTCGAATCTTTGATGGGAAGAACGATTTGTTGAACCATATGAATTACCACCTTTCAAATATAACTTTTTTTCCAGTCAGTTCAGCTAATTTTTTGATTTGATTGTATAAGCCTATTTTTGAAAAATTAACATACATATGGTATTTAGTTAGTTCTATTGGTTTAGTCAACTTCGTCCCTCTAGCTGATATATGTTCTCTATTGCCAAGTATTTGTACTGTATTGGGTTCATTAGGACTCATTAAAGGAATCAATTTATCCAACTCTGCGGATAATACTAAATTAGAAACTAATTGCGTAAATACATCTCTATATGATTTCCCAGTATATAATGATTCTCCAAATATGATTGATATATGACTATTTAGAGTTGTGTTGTCACTATTATCTTCAGTTTGAATGTGTTCTGAATCAAATAAATCGATATTGGCAACATCATTCAATAGTTTCTCAACCTTATTCCATAATGACAGAGCTGAAAATTTGCTTAATTTATCAATATAGCTTTTATTTCCTTGAGTGCTATTATCTAAATCAATATTAGCAGTATTCATTTTTTCAATGATTAAACGTTCTAAAAGATCTAGTTGTGCTTTAGATAGATGCCCATCTTCACGTCCAAAAAATATTAATTTGTTCCACCATGGTTTATTTGTATTGTGTTGTTGTAACCTAGAAAAAATAGAATTAGAGGCTTGACCTACATAACGTTTATTATCTCCTAGTAATATATATATACCTGGTTTTTGAGATTCCTCAATTAATTGAATTGCTGGTAAATCGTCTTTATTGGCAATAACTACAAAAGTAGGTTCATCATAAAAAATAGAAATATTATCATTTCCAGATTCTCGATTAATAAATATATGGTATGGCATAACATCCTCCTTTTAGGGTTATTATATCATTAAAACAAATAAACAACCCCTATAATCTAGAATTTGGATTATAGGGGCTGTTTTTATTTGATTTCTTAGGGGTTATTATCTAATTATAGACCCTAAACAAACATCTTTTGTAAAAAGCC harbors:
- a CDS encoding site-specific integrase, which produces MVQQIVLPIKDSNVLKMVQDTLLDSFRAGRRNYTIFQVGKATLLRVSDVMKLKKTDVFNLDGTVKQTAFIHDQKTGKKNTLYLKPVQQDLMLYHAWLIQQNMNSEWLFPSTSRPDRPITEKQFYKIMARVGDLLGINYLGTHTMRKTGAYRVYTQSNYNIGLVMHLLNHSSEAMTLAYLGLDQASRENMLDQIDFG
- a CDS encoding GIY-YIG nuclease family protein; the encoded protein is MPYHIFINRESGNDNISIFYDEPTFVVIANKDDLPAIQLIEESQKPGIYILLGDNKRYVGQASNSIFSRLQQHNTNKPWWNKLIFFGREDGHLSKAQLDLLERLIIEKMNTANIDLDNSTQGNKSYIDKLSKFSALSLWNKVEKLLNDVANIDLFDSEHIQTEDNSDNTTLNSHISIIFGESLYTGKSYRDVFTQLVSNLVLSAELDKLIPLMSPNEPNTVQILGNREHISARGTKLTKPIELTKYHMYVNFSKIGLYNQIKKLAELTGKKVIFERW